A region of Candidatus Deferrimicrobiaceae bacterium DNA encodes the following proteins:
- a CDS encoding cytochrome c biogenesis protein ResB translates to MVEGKRTESPMDKVWKFFTSLKLAIFVIIILAVASIIGTIIEQNQPLEKYRQFYSDGTIRLFESLNLFDMYHSWWFLLLLVLLTVNLSCCTLDRLPRTVKVVRNPKTTLDENLEKSLSHVDRWKKKGGMEELADTYKTAMGSAFARPRVTENSGTLHLYAEKGVVSRFGVYVTHLSIIIIFIGAIIGNVFGFKGFANIVEGQSVRTIPTRGGANQVDLGFAVRCNKFRVDFYPTGQPKEYSSDLSVIEGGREVVRKTIEVNDPLQYKGIWFYQASYGPAGAASATVAVNSPDGGRMETFSLTPGQKVEIPGYGKVSGIDYQNDFQGLGPALLVVLEKHGKPPAEFWLLKAYPNFDRQRGDTRYLSFAGVDQIFYTGLQVAQDPGVNIVWVGCTLMVIGIMIAFFMSHQRLWIRLSRGGDGRVEVVLAGSTNKNRLAFEKRFEKIQADMKAVGA, encoded by the coding sequence ATGGTTGAGGGAAAGCGCACGGAATCTCCGATGGACAAGGTGTGGAAGTTTTTCACCTCCCTGAAGCTCGCGATCTTTGTCATCATCATCCTGGCGGTGGCCTCCATCATCGGGACGATCATCGAGCAGAACCAGCCGCTCGAGAAATACCGGCAGTTCTACAGCGACGGGACGATCCGGCTGTTCGAGTCCCTGAACCTGTTCGACATGTACCACTCCTGGTGGTTCCTCCTCCTGCTGGTCCTGCTCACCGTGAACCTCTCCTGCTGCACCCTCGACAGGCTTCCGCGAACCGTCAAGGTCGTCCGGAATCCGAAGACCACCCTGGACGAGAACCTCGAGAAGTCGCTCTCGCACGTCGACCGGTGGAAGAAGAAGGGGGGAATGGAGGAACTGGCCGACACGTACAAGACGGCGATGGGCAGCGCCTTCGCCAGGCCTCGCGTGACCGAAAACAGCGGGACGCTCCACCTGTACGCCGAGAAGGGGGTCGTCTCCCGCTTCGGCGTCTACGTGACCCATCTCTCCATCATCATTATCTTCATCGGCGCCATCATCGGCAACGTCTTCGGGTTCAAGGGGTTCGCGAACATCGTCGAGGGGCAGTCGGTCCGGACGATCCCGACGCGGGGGGGGGCCAACCAGGTCGATCTCGGGTTCGCGGTGCGCTGCAACAAGTTCCGGGTCGACTTCTACCCCACCGGCCAGCCGAAGGAATATTCCTCGGACCTGAGCGTCATCGAGGGCGGGCGGGAGGTCGTGCGCAAGACGATCGAGGTGAACGACCCGCTCCAGTACAAGGGGATCTGGTTCTACCAGGCGAGTTACGGGCCCGCGGGGGCGGCAAGCGCAACCGTGGCGGTCAACAGCCCGGACGGCGGTCGGATGGAGACCTTTTCCCTCACCCCGGGTCAGAAGGTGGAGATCCCCGGGTACGGGAAGGTGAGCGGGATCGACTACCAGAACGACTTCCAGGGGCTCGGTCCCGCGCTTCTCGTGGTCCTCGAGAAGCATGGGAAGCCGCCGGCCGAGTTCTGGCTTCTTAAGGCCTACCCCAATTTCGACCGCCAGCGGGGGGACACGCGTTACCTGTCGTTCGCGGGGGTCGACCAGATTTTCTACACCGGGCTCCAGGTGGCCCAGGACCCGGGGGTAAACATCGTGTGGGTCGGCTGCACGCTCATGGTCATCGGGATCATGATCGCTTTCTTCATGTCCCACCAGCGGCTCTGGATCCGGCTCTCGCGCGGAGGCGATGGGCGCGTGGAGGTCGTCCTCGCCGGCTCCACGAACAAGAACAGGCTTGCCTTCGAAAA